The following DNA comes from Halobacteriovorax sp. HLS.
AGTGAAGAAGAAATATACATTCTTAAGTGGTACTTGTCGTTGGGTTACAGCGCTAAATAAGAAGGCCAAGGGAGCTGTTTTTACAAAGAACGCTTCGGTAGGAGTAAGAGGTACAGATTATATTTTAAAGGTGACTAAGCTTTTAGGTGAATCTGAAATTGTAGTTATTGATGGTGAGGTTGAATTTAAAAATATTAATAATCCAAGTGATACGGCCATCGTAGGAAAAGGTCAGTGGGGTGGTCTTGGTGGACGTTACGGTAGTACTATCGGTGATATCTTGAGCTTGCCTAAGAATGTTGTTGAAGCATTTGATAAACAATTAAAACTCTAGCTACATTTTGGGAGCAATATTTCAAATGTTGTTCCCAAGTTTGGACTAGAGTGTACATCTATTTTTCCATGATTTAGTTCAATGAACTCCTTTGTGAGTAAAAGTCCAAGTCCAGTTCCTGGTTCTCCATTTGTTCCTTTTCTTGAATTCTTAGAGCCAATATTGAAGAGATTATCTTTTATTTCATTAGACATTCCTATCCCACTATCAATAACTTCAATTTTTACATTTTCATTTTGTAGGGAAGACTTTAATTTGATAATTCCTTTTTCAGGTGTGAACTTAATAGCATTTGTTAGTAAGTTATATATTGCCGTTTTGATCATGAAGTAGTCTCCATGTAAGGTAAGTTCCTTTGTCGGCTCAAGTGCAATTTCTATATTCTTTACTTGTGCATTTAGGCCTATGGCCTCTTTAACTTCTTTAAAAATTTTTTCAACTTTTATACGACTCTTTTGCGCCTGAGAGTTTTTGTTTTGAAGTTGCGCCCAGCTTAGTAAGTTTTCCATTAATTGATAGAGCCCTTTGGAAGCCGTGTGAATACTCTGAAGGGCCTCACATATTTCTTCTTTTGAAACACTTTCTTTATCATCAATGATTAGCTCTATATATTTTGTGATACCAGAGAATGGTCCTCTTAGATCGTGAGCAATAATTGAAAAGAATTTATCTTTCATTTTATTGATATTTTCTAACTCAGTATTTACTTTAGTCAGTTCAAATGTCTTCTCATGTATTCCTTGTTTTAGTGCCTCATTGTAGTCAAACATAATTGTCTCAGCTTTTTTTTGTACTGTTATATCTGTCATGACTCCATATATTGATTTTATCTCACCATTTATGTCTAGAATTGGTGTCATATTATCTTGAACCCATTTCTTTTTTCCATTTAGAAGATTTATTGCGTAGGCCAAGTTACGACTTTTCTTCGTCTTCTTCATGAGTTCGAACTCTTGCAAGTATTCTTCTTTAGAATCGTCGTCTACCAAATCAAAGATATTAATATCTTGCTCTGATTCTAATGATAAGAAATCCTTCATATAGGTATTGCTAGAAAGAACTTTTCTTTCTGTCGTAATAGAGCACTCATATACAGATATGGATAGATTTTCTAAAAGTTCATTTAGACTATTTTCATTCATGTCTAACTTTCGACAAAAGTTATTTTAAGCTAAAACAGAAGTGTGAATATTGTGGAAATCTATAGGTAGAATAAAAAGGGCCC
Coding sequences within:
- a CDS encoding FecR domain-containing protein encodes the protein MKFVAMSLFFFLSFNCFSLPTAEVSKLRGDVFFNGKKLSISDEITTNGVLKTGKKSFVKITIKDWNSSIVLGPKGVMEVDLSSKEVKKKYTFLSGTCRWVTALNKKAKGAVFTKNASVGVRGTDYILKVTKLLGESEIVVIDGEVEFKNINNPSDTAIVGKGQWGGLGGRYGSTIGDILSLPKNVVEAFDKQLKL
- a CDS encoding ATP-binding protein: MNENSLNELLENLSISVYECSITTERKVLSSNTYMKDFLSLESEQDINIFDLVDDDSKEEYLQEFELMKKTKKSRNLAYAINLLNGKKKWVQDNMTPILDINGEIKSIYGVMTDITVQKKAETIMFDYNEALKQGIHEKTFELTKVNTELENINKMKDKFFSIIAHDLRGPFSGITKYIELIIDDKESVSKEEICEALQSIHTASKGLYQLMENLLSWAQLQNKNSQAQKSRIKVEKIFKEVKEAIGLNAQVKNIEIALEPTKELTLHGDYFMIKTAIYNLLTNAIKFTPEKGIIKLKSSLQNENVKIEVIDSGIGMSNEIKDNLFNIGSKNSRKGTNGEPGTGLGLLLTKEFIELNHGKIDVHSSPNLGTTFEILLPKCS